From the Lampris incognitus isolate fLamInc1 chromosome 6, fLamInc1.hap2, whole genome shotgun sequence genome, one window contains:
- the LOC130114155 gene encoding NADH-cytochrome b5 reductase 2 translates to MDQNSIAPLAVAFSLVVASLLYFLLLRGEKKKKLPYTLQDPTIKYPLRLIKKQEISHDTKRFRFGLPSQAHILGLPIGQHVYVSAKVKGSLVVRAYTPVSSDQDQGYVDLVVKVYYKNCHPAFPDGGKMSQYLDTMAIGDSIDFRGPNGLLVYNGNGKFSIRLDKKSEAKVKKFRHIGMIAGGTGITPMLQLVRSITADPTDNTKCSLIFANQTEKDILLREELEELKKSHPDKFKLCLTLDKPPQGWSYSSGFVTHDMIRDYLPPPSNDVLIVLCGPPPMIQNACLPNLDKLGHRAENIFAY, encoded by the exons ATGGATCAGAATTCG ATCGCCCCTCTGGCAGTTGCTTTTTCTTTGGTGGTGGCGTCACTGCTGtacttcctcctcctccgaggagagaagaagaagaaactgcCTTACACTCTGCAGGATCCTACAATCAAATATCCTCTTCGCCTGATAAAAAAACAG GAAATCAGCCATGATACCAAGAGGTTTCGGTTTGGCCTTCCGTCTCAAGCTCACATCCTCGGACTGCCCATTG GGCAGCACGTATATGTGTCAGCCAAGGTGAAGGGCAGTCTGGTGGTGAGAGCCTACACTCCAGTCTCCAGTGACCAGGACCAGGGATATGTTGACCTGGTAGTTAAG GTGTACTACAAGAACTGCCACCCTGCCTTCCCAGATGGAGGGAAAATGTCTCAGTACCTGGACACCATGGCTATCGGGGACTCCATTGACTTCAGAGGACCCAATGGATTGCTGGTATACAATGGCAATG GTAAATTTTCAATCCGACTCGACAAGAAGTCTGAAGCAAAGGTTAAGAAGTTTAGACACATTGGAATGATTGCTGGTGGAACAG gtATTACTCCAATGTTGCAGCTTGTTCGTAGCATCACAGCAGACCCTACTGACAACACCAAGTGCTCGCTCATATTTGCAAATCAG ACTGAGAAGGACATCCTGCTGAGGGAGGAACTGGAGGAGCTGAAGAAAAGTCACCCTGATAAATTTAAGCTTTGCTTAACATTAGACAAACCGCCACAGG GATGGAGCTATAGTTCGGGGTTTGTGACTCATGACATGATCAGGGACTACCTTCCTCCTCCCTCCAATGATGTCCTCATTGTTCTGTGTGGTCCACCGCCCATGATCCAGAATGCCTGTCTGCCGAATCTGGACAAGCTGGGACACAGAGCAGAAAACATCTTTGCATACTAA